One Cyanobacteria bacterium FACHB-DQ100 DNA segment encodes these proteins:
- a CDS encoding cytochrome P450 encodes MNLPNTLQTPFLLQELQWVADPVSYMEKAAQQHPDLFSAGIVGGSHLVFVNHPQAIQDILTSDRKRFLAPGEVNQILAPLIGDYSVIMLSGDRHKRRRQLLMPPFHGERMRAYGNLICKLTEKVFSRIPIAQSFTARSATQEISLQVILEAVFGVTEGERFNRLRSAITTMTERFRSPLAASFLFFPWMQRDLGAWMPWGKFLRDRAEIDKLLYAEIADRRRENNPDWVDILSLLMAARDENGEPMSDPELRDELMTLLFAGHETTATAMAWALYWTHRLPQVREKLLQELDSIGSNPDPMTIARLPYLSAVCNEALRLYPVAMLTFTRVVNEPLELLGHPLQPGVNVVGCIYLLHHREDLYPDSHQFKPERFLERQFSPFEFMPFGGGARRCIGEALAVFEMKLALATILSRYQLALADRRPEVPRRRGVTLAPARGVKLQIVGQRPVRSTEAMAQTR; translated from the coding sequence ATGAACTTACCAAATACGCTACAGACTCCGTTCTTACTGCAAGAATTGCAATGGGTTGCTGATCCCGTAAGCTACATGGAAAAAGCGGCTCAGCAGCATCCTGATCTCTTTTCGGCAGGAATTGTTGGGGGGAGTCATCTAGTTTTTGTCAATCATCCGCAAGCGATTCAAGATATCCTCACCAGCGATCGCAAGCGCTTTCTCGCTCCCGGAGAAGTGAACCAAATTCTGGCTCCGCTGATTGGTGACTATTCGGTAATTATGCTCAGTGGCGATCGGCATAAGCGTCGTCGCCAATTGTTGATGCCTCCGTTTCATGGTGAACGAATGCGGGCTTATGGCAATTTAATCTGCAAGCTCACCGAAAAAGTTTTTAGTCGAATTCCGATCGCTCAATCCTTCACGGCGCGATCGGCGACGCAGGAAATTTCGCTACAAGTCATTCTAGAGGCTGTGTTTGGTGTAACTGAGGGAGAGCGATTTAATCGCCTCCGATCAGCAATTACAACGATGACCGAGCGATTCCGCTCTCCCTTAGCGGCGAGCTTTTTGTTTTTCCCATGGATGCAGCGAGATTTGGGGGCGTGGATGCCGTGGGGCAAGTTTCTGCGCGATCGTGCCGAAATTGACAAGCTACTGTATGCCGAGATTGCCGATCGTCGTCGCGAGAACAATCCCGATTGGGTAGATATTCTGTCGTTGCTGATGGCAGCCCGCGATGAGAATGGTGAGCCGATGAGCGATCCAGAACTCCGGGATGAACTGATGACCTTGCTGTTTGCTGGACATGAGACGACCGCAACAGCGATGGCTTGGGCGCTGTACTGGACTCATCGCTTGCCCCAAGTGCGTGAGAAATTGCTGCAAGAGCTTGATTCGATCGGCTCTAATCCCGATCCCATGACAATTGCCCGCTTGCCCTATCTCAGCGCAGTTTGTAACGAAGCCTTGCGCTTGTATCCGGTTGCAATGCTTACGTTTACCAGAGTCGTGAACGAACCGTTGGAACTCTTAGGACATCCGCTTCAGCCCGGAGTGAATGTGGTCGGCTGTATTTACCTGCTGCATCACCGGGAAGATCTTTACCCAGATTCGCACCAGTTTAAACCAGAGCGCTTTTTAGAACGGCAGTTTTCTCCGTTTGAGTTTATGCCGTTTGGGGGTGGGGCACGGCGCTGTATTGGTGAAGCGTTGGCGGTGTTTGAGATGAAGCTGGCACTGGCAACGATTTTGTCGCGCTATCAGCTTGCCTTAGCCGATCGTCGTCCCGAAGTGCCGCGTCGCCGTGGGGTGACGCTTGCTCCAGCGAGAGGAGTCAAACTCCAGATTGTGGGGCAAAGACCGGTGCGATCGACGGAAGCGATGGCGCAGACGAGATAG